GATGCACTTGTTAATGAAGGACCAGATCGAGTTCATGAGCTAATTCGTTTAGGCACTCTTTTTGATAAGGAAGATGGGGTACTGGCTTTGACGCAGGAAGGAGCGCATAGCCACCGTCGTATTTTGCATGCTAATGGAGATGCTACAGGTTATGAGATTGTTCGTGCTTTGGCTGAACAGGTAGCAGAACATAAGAATATTGAGGTGTGGGATGATCATTACGTCATTGATCTCATCACTGAAGGCGGAGAATGTGTAGGCGCATTGTTGCAGCGTCCCGGGGGCGGACGGTTATTCCTGCAAGGGGATGCGACTATTTTGTGCTCTGGTGGAGCAGGACAATTATTTAGATACACTACCAACCCTGAAGTAGCTACAGGCGATGGGGTAGCCATTGCCTATCGAGCCGGCGCTCATATAAGAGATATGGAATTTATTCAATTTCATCCTACAGCATTGAGTTATCCTGGAGCTCCTAGATTCCTAATCTCCGAAGCAGTTCGTGGGGAAGGCGCAGTATTGCGCAATATTAATGGAGAGCGGTTCATGGAGCGTTATCATGAGTTGCTTGAGCTAGCCCCACGAGATATTGTAGCTCGGGCAATTGTAAGTGAAATGGAGCTTACAAAGTCAACGTTTGTCTATTTGGATATTACGCATGAATCTCCAGAAATGGTGAAGCATCGGTTCCCTACAATACATGAGACATGTATGGGCTATGGATTGGATATTACAAGTGATTGGATTCCAGTGGCTCCAGCTGCGCATTATATGATGGGGGGCATTAAGACCGATCTGAATGGGGAGAGTACGATTCCCCGCTTGTTTGCTTGCGGAGAGGTTTCTTCCACAGGCGTACATGGGGCTAATCGATTAGCAAGCAATTCATTATCAGAAGCAGTTGTTTTTGGGCATCGTATTATTGAGCGGATTCGCAAATTATCCCCGCTTGGACGTGATGTTGTATCAGTTAGCAGCAACGATGGGCGTGTTGATTCGCCAACTCAAGCTATTGTGGAACGCCGTTTGAAGCTGCAAAAGGTAATGGTTCGATATGCTGGATTACGACGTAATGAAGAGACCTTGTCTAAGGGAATAGAAGAATTGAAACGGCAGCTACCCATCTTTGGATCCGTATTGACTAAACGCGAGGAATACGAGTTCGCTAATATGCTGACCTGCTGTTTGCTCGTGACAGAGTCTGCTCTAGCACGGGAAGAGAGTCGGGGGGCACATTACCGTGAGGATTATCCGCAGCGAAGTGATGTTCAGTGGCGCAAGCACCTGCTTCAAATTCGCGATCTGGGAATAGTGGAGGAATTAAGCGATGATGTTTAATGGTTACAATGAAGAACTAGTACAATCCATCAAGGCTTGGCTGCGGGAAGATGTTGGTTCCGGGGATGTAACAACACAGATGACGATACCTGTTGGCCATCAATCTAAAGGGATTATTCATGCTAAAGAAGATGGCGTAATTTGTGGTATCCCAATTGCAGAGTTGGTTTTTGAAATTGTTGATCCTACGCTTAGCTTTACAGCCCTTGTAGAAGAAGGTCAAGCAGTGACCAAAGGGACTGTAATTATTGAGGTGGAAGGCAGCACACACGCAATTCTTACAGGTGAACGGCTTGCGCTCAATTTGATGCAGCGTCTTTCGGGTGTTGCCTCACGTACGGCATCTTTCGTACAGGTGCTTGATGGATTATCGACTCGTCTAGTAGATACACGGAAGACTACACCAGGCCATCGTATGCTTGAGAAATATGCAGTTCGTGTTGGTGGAGGCTTTAATCATCGCTTTGGCTTATATGATGCGGTTATGATCAAGGACAATCATATCAAAGGTGCGGGGGGTATTCGGCAAGCTGTAGGTCGTGCTCGAAAGAACATCCCGCATACGATGAGCATTGAAGTAGAGACTGAGAACTTAGAGCAAGTCGAAGAGGCGCTGGCAGCAGGTGCTGATATTATTATGCTGGATAATATGTCTAACGAGATGATGAAGCAAGCGGTGGCTAGGATTAAAGCTAAAGCGCCACATGTCAAGACAGAGGCCTCCGGCAATGTATCGTTAGAAACGGTTCGTGGGATTGCAGAAACAGGCGTGGATGTGATCTCTGTAGGGCGCCTTACGTACTCCTTCTCCAGTCTGGATATTAGTCTAGACCTTAATGCCAAGAAGGAAGGGCCTTCATCATGATGCTTGCTGTTGATATCGGTAATACCAATATTGTTCTCGGCGTATACAGAAAGCGTGAATTGTTGCATCATTTCCGT
This Paenibacillus sp. FSL R5-0345 DNA region includes the following protein-coding sequences:
- the nadB gene encoding L-aspartate oxidase, producing the protein MIPQYLVDFDLRDIPKVKTDCIVIGSGIAGLFTAIKASEDRRVIMITKKSVMESNTRYAQGGIAAVIAEDDSPAYHRQDTLMAGAGLCSSTAVDALVNEGPDRVHELIRLGTLFDKEDGVLALTQEGAHSHRRILHANGDATGYEIVRALAEQVAEHKNIEVWDDHYVIDLITEGGECVGALLQRPGGGRLFLQGDATILCSGGAGQLFRYTTNPEVATGDGVAIAYRAGAHIRDMEFIQFHPTALSYPGAPRFLISEAVRGEGAVLRNINGERFMERYHELLELAPRDIVARAIVSEMELTKSTFVYLDITHESPEMVKHRFPTIHETCMGYGLDITSDWIPVAPAAHYMMGGIKTDLNGESTIPRLFACGEVSSTGVHGANRLASNSLSEAVVFGHRIIERIRKLSPLGRDVVSVSSNDGRVDSPTQAIVERRLKLQKVMVRYAGLRRNEETLSKGIEELKRQLPIFGSVLTKREEYEFANMLTCCLLVTESALAREESRGAHYREDYPQRSDVQWRKHLLQIRDLGIVEELSDDV
- the nadC gene encoding carboxylating nicotinate-nucleotide diphosphorylase; translated protein: MMFNGYNEELVQSIKAWLREDVGSGDVTTQMTIPVGHQSKGIIHAKEDGVICGIPIAELVFEIVDPTLSFTALVEEGQAVTKGTVIIEVEGSTHAILTGERLALNLMQRLSGVASRTASFVQVLDGLSTRLVDTRKTTPGHRMLEKYAVRVGGGFNHRFGLYDAVMIKDNHIKGAGGIRQAVGRARKNIPHTMSIEVETENLEQVEEALAAGADIIMLDNMSNEMMKQAVARIKAKAPHVKTEASGNVSLETVRGIAETGVDVISVGRLTYSFSSLDISLDLNAKKEGPSS